The sequence below is a genomic window from Nitrospirota bacterium.
GATGACAGGAAAAAAATTATAAACTCTATCTCTGTCCTTGGCAAACGAATAACTTTACCCAAGAACAGCGATAGAAAGTTGTCATTGCGAGCGAAGCGAAGCAATCTCAAGATTTTACGATAAGATTGCCACGCACCCTTCGGTGCTCGCAATGACATGATTAATAAGTGGGTGCGAAGTCTATCGCTGTTCTTGGGCTTTAAATGGAGATCGTTAAGGCGGGAATTTACTCAAGTTCTTCCGTGATTTTTTTGATGGCTTCTTTAACCGACTTTTCCGCAATGAAAGGGACGACCTCCCAGATCACTTTTTCGACCATCGCGGCAATGGCTTCCTTTTTTAAGGCCTGTTCCGTTAGATGCGGGACCACTTCCCAGGCGACTTTTTCGATAATCTCCTGGGTTATTTTCGTCATGTCCGCCTCTTTTCCCCCGGAAGGGATGGAAATCGGGGAGACTTCTTCAAAATTTTTAACGGGTTCCTCGATAAAGGCAGACGTCTCAAAATTTGTTGTCGTTGCTTCGAAGTCGGTTGTTATCCCCGAGGTTTCCTGCAAAGTGTCCAATTGGGTATCGGCAGAAAATGGATTCACGGTGGTATCGGAAGGAGCGGATTCTTCCATAAGTTTGGTCAAACCTGTCCCTTCGGTTTCTTCGGGAGCAGGAGAGGAAATGACCTCGGAAAACGGAGAAACCTCATCAGCCGACCATCCCAAAAGATCCTCGATATTGACTGTTTCTTCTACAGAAGCCCGTTCGGTTTTTGCTTTACCAGAGTCCATAACCGTCTTTTCAAATACGGTTTGATCGAGATTAAAGGCTTCCTCAGGTTTTTCGATCATTTCGGATCTGACGGGACTCTCCAGGGGGGGAGATAAAACGGTGTCAGAAAAATTATCTGAAAATCTCGCGAGATAGGGTTTTAAGGATTCTTTGAGTTCTTTTTCATCGAAAGGCTTTTTAAGGAAGCCGACAACGCCGGATTGCCGAAGTTTTGCTTCGTCGTAACCGTCGTTTTGCTGGACTAACAAGAATATTGGAATATGAGACAGGAAAGTCTTCTGCCTGATTCTGGCGCAAAAGCTGTATATCATCAACCCTTCCATTCGCATATCCGCGATAATCAAATCAGGTTTTATTTTATAGGCGAGATCCAGCCCGGAAAGCGCGTCTCTGACACAGGTCACTTCAAAATTTTGGGCGATGAGTGTATTTTCAATCGTTGTTTGGATGATAGGGTTTTGATCGACGACCAAAATTTGAGCTGGCATAACGAAAATTCTCCAATACAATACAAAAAAGCTACCACACAAAACACCCTTTGTCAATGCAGGTTTTCTGCATTTGAAGCGCAAAAAAAACCGGGAATTGAGTCATTCAATTCCCGGAATATCGCTGTCTGTATTTTTCTGGAGGTAAATAAAAACCTTATGGCAAAGCAAAAATACCCGCGGTGGCTAATGTATTATTGCTTTCATTGGTCTCCGCAATTACATTTCCTGAGTCAGCAACTCCAACGATATAATAATTTCCTGCGGGAACTCCCGCAGGGATGGTAAAGATCGTTGTGGCACTGTTCGTCGCCGAAGCTCCGGCCAGAACCGGGATGGTTCTGCTTCCCAGGAGAATTTTACTTGGACCGGGCGCCGGGGTTGTGGATAAATAAAACGAAGCTGTGAATGCTCCTGCCGCGATGTTTCCGATATTCTGTTCTGTGTCGCTTATATAGAATGAATTTCCAGAACGAATCGCAGATATTTGAAATCCGGTTAAATCTGGCCCAATGGTGTAAGTTGTCGTTGTGCAAAGGATATTGTTCGCTTCGTTTGTTTCGATCACGGTGTTTGCTGAATCACTAACTGCGCAGACATAATAAACCCCGACGGGTGTATTGGAGGGAATTGGGAATACGGTTGTCGCCGAGTTTGTCGCACTTCCGCCAGCCAGATTGGTTACATTACGTGTGCCTGTTGAATATCCGGATGCAGGGGAAGAGATCGTTTGAGTAAAGTAATAAGTCACTACAAACGTCCCGGACCCTTTATTTCCCAAATTCTGTTGAGTGTCGCTGATGTAGATGCTGGTTCCTGAAAGTGAGCCAGAAATCTGATAGGTAATCAGATCCGG
It includes:
- a CDS encoding response regulator, with product MPAQILVVDQNPIIQTTIENTLIAQNFEVTCVRDALSGLDLAYKIKPDLIIADMRMEGLMIYSFCARIRQKTFLSHIPIFLLVQQNDGYDEAKLRQSGVVGFLKKPFDEKELKESLKPYLARFSDNFSDTVLSPPLESPVRSEMIEKPEEAFNLDQTVFEKTVMDSGKAKTERASVEETVNIEDLLGWSADEVSPFSEVISSPAPEETEGTGLTKLMEESAPSDTTVNPFSADTQLDTLQETSGITTDFEATTTNFETSAFIEEPVKNFEEVSPISIPSGGKEADMTKITQEIIEKVAWEVVPHLTEQALKKEAIAAMVEKVIWEVVPFIAEKSVKEAIKKITEELE